A DNA window from Vagococcus penaei contains the following coding sequences:
- a CDS encoding ABC transporter ATP-binding protein yields the protein MIEVKKLTKMYGSKTALDKLDLTIQSGAVYGLLGHNGAGKSTLIKMLVSILNPTSGTIVIDGKPLDTNRQELKQQIGYVPDSPDLFLQLSAHEYWSLMAAAYNIPKELFQQRLAELVDRFSMGGHQTETIASFSHGMRQKTMIIGALLSDPDIWILDEPLQGLDPQAAFDLKEMITLHAKKGKTVIFSTHVLDSAEQLCDSLAILKQGNLLYDGSVSDLLATHPNQSLETIYLSLTGRQATDNPTEQAVSEPEVIEHD from the coding sequence ATGATTGAAGTTAAGAAATTAACCAAGATGTATGGTAGCAAAACAGCACTGGATAAATTGGATTTAACCATCCAGTCGGGAGCTGTTTATGGTTTATTAGGTCACAATGGAGCAGGAAAGTCGACTTTAATTAAGATGCTTGTTAGTATTTTAAATCCAACTTCAGGTACAATTGTGATTGATGGCAAGCCACTTGATACTAATCGTCAAGAGTTGAAGCAACAAATTGGTTACGTTCCAGATTCGCCTGATTTGTTTTTACAGTTAAGTGCTCATGAATATTGGTCGCTGATGGCAGCAGCCTATAATATTCCTAAGGAACTATTTCAACAAAGACTAGCAGAATTAGTTGACCGTTTTTCAATGGGAGGACACCAAACAGAAACAATTGCTAGTTTTTCTCACGGTATGAGGCAAAAAACAATGATTATTGGTGCGTTACTATCGGATCCGGACATTTGGATTTTAGATGAACCACTGCAAGGATTAGATCCTCAAGCAGCGTTTGATTTGAAAGAGATGATAACTTTACATGCGAAAAAAGGTAAAACTGTTATTTTCTCAACACATGTTCTGGATAGTGCGGAGCAACTTTGCGATAGTCTAGCTATTTTAAAGCAAGGCAATCTATTATATGATGGGTCAGTAAGTGATTTATTAGCTACTCACCCAAATCAATCACTTGAAACAATCTATTTGTCTTTAACTGGTCGTCAAGCAACGGATAACCCAACAGAACAAGCAGTATCCGAGCCCGAGGTGATTGAACATGATTAA
- a CDS encoding LacI family DNA-binding transcriptional regulator, translating into MAIKLTDVAKKAGVSPTTVSRVINNYGSLSQKTIDKVQAAMSELNYQPNSLARSLQGKKTFLIGVIFPTIANPFYGELVEKIEAKLFDLGYKTILCDSANNKEKERQYLKMLAANKVDGIIAGAHNLGIKEYETIDLPIVSFDRFLADSIPIIGSDNFRGGYLATENLYLRGGRNIAILTGSQESDSPTNDRLKGYLHFIEEHNLTPNIFHFHTKARSTALKTLDIKRILQNENIDSIFCTDDLTAILVYNICEELNRSLPNDLRLIGYDGTKLIQNYFPQLSTIAQPISDFADLLVDLLVQRIDNPDITLERNYTLPVKLIQGRTS; encoded by the coding sequence ATGGCAATAAAATTAACTGATGTCGCTAAAAAGGCTGGCGTTTCACCAACAACTGTCTCACGCGTGATTAATAATTACGGCTCGCTCAGTCAAAAAACCATTGATAAAGTTCAAGCAGCCATGAGTGAGCTAAACTATCAACCCAATTCTTTAGCTCGCTCACTTCAAGGAAAAAAAACCTTTTTAATTGGGGTAATTTTTCCAACGATTGCTAATCCCTTTTATGGAGAACTAGTCGAAAAAATCGAAGCAAAATTATTTGATTTAGGCTATAAAACTATTTTATGTGATAGTGCTAATAATAAAGAAAAAGAACGGCAATACCTTAAGATGCTAGCGGCTAATAAAGTTGACGGAATTATTGCCGGTGCACATAATTTGGGAATTAAAGAATACGAAACAATCGACTTGCCAATTGTGTCATTCGATCGTTTTTTAGCGGACAGTATCCCTATCATTGGTAGTGATAATTTTAGAGGCGGATACTTAGCAACCGAAAACCTTTACCTTCGTGGTGGTCGTAATATTGCAATTCTAACGGGGTCACAAGAATCAGATTCACCAACTAACGACCGTTTAAAAGGTTATTTACACTTTATAGAAGAACATAATTTGACACCAAATATCTTTCATTTTCATACAAAAGCTCGCTCAACTGCCTTAAAAACACTTGATATTAAGCGAATTCTTCAAAATGAAAATATCGATAGTATTTTTTGTACTGATGATTTAACCGCTATTTTGGTTTACAATATCTGTGAAGAATTAAACCGGTCTCTCCCAAATGACTTACGTCTGATTGGTTATGATGGGACAAAATTAATTCAAAATTATTTCCCACAATTATCTACTATTGCTCAACCCATTAGTGATTTTGCAGACTTATTAGTTGATCTTCTAGTTCAACGAATTGATAATCCCGATATTACACTTGAACGAAACTACACTCTGCCTGTCAAACTAATTCAGGGACGGACATCGTGA
- a CDS encoding BspA family leucine-rich repeat surface protein: MTGLLLSTILIVQPVHSVLAVTRSTQASLEIDKNQTTANEVKGLEQQSVPQSENHNQEENLSTDSELTTVNEVSEIINENVEKQMESTLIKGKWGTASTIFDTVTQVLTIENGQLSSTDISLGVDTLKVKQIIFGENVSATEDSSELFVEFEQLEQMTGQLLTQNVVTMSKMFKGLAKLTKLDVSKWETSSVEDMSEMFAGVNQLRELDLSGWNMTKVHTTKNMFTGTLSLAKLTLGKEVIFPNIDASSDNNQKTDEQLHQGRWTRINPTLPEVTYENGLDLLTKYDGQNPGIYVSNPPKKT; this comes from the coding sequence ATGACCGGACTATTATTGAGTACTATCTTGATTGTACAGCCGGTTCATTCAGTCTTAGCTGTTACCAGGTCAACTCAAGCATCTCTTGAAATTGATAAAAATCAGACAACAGCTAATGAAGTTAAGGGTCTAGAGCAACAATCAGTTCCACAAAGTGAGAATCACAACCAAGAAGAGAATTTATCAACTGATTCTGAGCTGACAACAGTTAATGAAGTTAGTGAGATAATTAATGAGAATGTTGAAAAACAGATGGAATCGACACTAATAAAGGGAAAATGGGGAACAGCTAGTACTATTTTTGATACTGTGACACAGGTGTTAACAATTGAGAATGGTCAATTGTCATCCACTGATATATCTTTAGGAGTTGATACTTTAAAAGTTAAACAAATTATTTTCGGTGAAAATGTAAGCGCTACTGAAGATAGTTCTGAGCTGTTTGTGGAATTTGAACAATTGGAACAAATGACTGGACAATTATTGACACAGAATGTGGTGACTATGTCTAAAATGTTTAAAGGATTGGCAAAATTAACTAAATTAGATGTCTCAAAGTGGGAAACTAGTTCGGTAGAAGATATGTCAGAAATGTTTGCTGGTGTGAATCAACTTCGTGAATTAGATTTAAGTGGTTGGAATATGACTAAAGTTCATACGACTAAAAATATGTTTACTGGAACGTTAAGCTTAGCTAAACTAACACTTGGAAAAGAGGTTATTTTTCCTAATATTGATGCCTCTAGTGACAATAATCAAAAAACCGATGAACAATTACATCAAGGAAGATGGACGAGAATTAATCCAACTTTACCAGAAGTTACATATGAAAATGGGTTAGACTTATTAACTAAATACGATGGACAAAATCCAGGTATTTATGTTTCAAACCCACCAAAAAAAACCTAG
- a CDS encoding class A sortase, with protein sequence MKKKAYGKVSYSAIMSEIGIDLIITIGLIFLFFPVVKDALIGQKIYQSQIVKISTKLPDTIPKEEKITALSVTDIWRYRNNNQLNAYGSISIPSLKWQQPIFVGMTNENLFYGGVAMYPQRTLNQGNFVVFGHHLGMQELLFGSILEAKQGQKVIVSFLEQSQVYRIVDIRVIDETDLSVVSQTDNNQLTIFTCPTPQVTSQRYVIVAKPEKESKQKLQPQVAKINQEISQKATVDSQKIRQPFYYLIGLIVLSILIIRIFFAKVVY encoded by the coding sequence ATGAAAAAGAAAGCATATGGTAAAGTTTCTTATTCAGCTATTATGTCAGAAATTGGTATTGATTTAATCATTACTATCGGTTTGATTTTTCTATTTTTTCCAGTAGTGAAAGATGCACTTATTGGCCAAAAAATTTACCAAAGTCAGATTGTTAAGATATCGACTAAATTACCGGATACCATTCCTAAAGAAGAAAAAATAACTGCTCTGTCTGTGACTGATATTTGGCGTTATAGAAATAATAATCAGTTGAATGCTTACGGAAGTATTTCTATTCCATCTCTAAAATGGCAACAACCTATTTTTGTTGGTATGACCAATGAAAATTTATTTTATGGTGGTGTGGCAATGTATCCTCAGCGCACGTTAAATCAAGGAAACTTTGTCGTTTTTGGTCATCATTTAGGTATGCAAGAATTATTATTTGGTTCCATTTTGGAGGCTAAACAGGGTCAAAAAGTGATTGTTTCTTTTTTAGAACAAAGTCAAGTTTATCGGATTGTTGATATTAGAGTGATTGATGAAACAGATCTATCAGTTGTTTCCCAAACTGATAACAATCAATTAACCATTTTTACTTGTCCAACGCCTCAAGTAACCTCTCAAAGATATGTTATCGTGGCAAAACCTGAAAAAGAAAGTAAGCAAAAATTGCAACCACAAGTAGCAAAAATCAATCAAGAGATTAGTCAAAAGGCAACAGTAGATAGTCAGAAAATTAGGCAACCTTTTTATTATCTAATTGGCTTAATCGTACTAAGTATCTTAATCATCAGAATTTTCTTTGCTAAGGTTGTCTATTAA
- a CDS encoding sucrose-6-phosphate hydrolase gives MNLIDQWTTEQRYLPYHKWESDYVKHLLDTVNQSKWRTTFHIQPPSGLLNDPNGFSFYDGKWHLFYQAYPMGPVHGLKSWYHLTSTNLVDWKDIGLALIPDSKFDSHGVYSGSALPYNDKLFLAYTGNVRDANWNRQSFQLGALMDQNNQIEKLDQPLILPSNDYTEHFRDPQVFSYNNHYFLLLGAQDQQLKGKILTYQSDDLHNWNLLGELKFTKEDMGFMIECPNLVFTNNQVVLLFCPQGISHDKLDYQNIYPNTYVIGDNFNPTNNSLTNPSQLKNLDEGFDVYATQAFNAPDGRVLASSWIGLPEISYPSDKDGWAHLLSTVKELTIEQNQLIQRPVVEMKELRETKRTIEGTLSAQVATLAKNMEHHYELKLTIDKATTGCLTLFATDKNSGLMLHFDTQNGTMSVNRKNAGLSFAEDYGYQRDFTIDKGSLNLQIFVDVSVVEIFINDGKQVATTRVFPNETNSDILLTGQDGHFSGNIWTLRSMK, from the coding sequence ATGAATCTAATTGATCAATGGACCACTGAACAACGTTATTTACCTTATCATAAATGGGAATCTGATTATGTTAAACACTTACTTGATACTGTTAACCAATCAAAATGGCGAACAACCTTTCACATTCAGCCACCGTCAGGATTACTAAATGACCCAAATGGATTTTCTTTTTATGATGGAAAATGGCATCTTTTTTATCAGGCTTATCCTATGGGACCTGTTCATGGCTTAAAATCATGGTATCACTTGACATCAACTAATCTAGTCGACTGGAAAGATATTGGTTTAGCCTTAATACCGGATAGTAAATTTGATAGTCATGGGGTTTATTCAGGCTCAGCTTTACCTTATAACGACAAATTATTTTTAGCTTATACAGGTAATGTCCGTGATGCTAATTGGAACCGTCAATCCTTTCAACTAGGAGCCTTGATGGATCAAAATAATCAAATTGAAAAACTTGACCAACCGCTAATATTGCCATCTAATGATTACACAGAACATTTCCGTGATCCACAAGTTTTTTCATATAATAATCATTATTTTCTATTATTAGGCGCACAGGATCAACAATTAAAAGGAAAAATCTTAACCTATCAATCAGACGATTTACACAATTGGAACTTATTGGGTGAGCTGAAATTTACTAAAGAAGATATGGGTTTCATGATTGAATGCCCTAATCTAGTCTTTACAAATAATCAAGTAGTACTCCTATTTTGTCCACAAGGAATTAGTCATGACAAACTGGACTATCAAAATATTTATCCTAATACCTATGTGATTGGTGATAACTTCAATCCTACAAACAATAGCTTAACAAATCCGAGTCAATTGAAAAACTTAGATGAGGGATTTGATGTGTATGCGACTCAAGCTTTTAACGCACCCGACGGACGTGTCTTAGCAAGCAGTTGGATTGGTTTACCTGAGATTTCTTATCCATCTGATAAGGACGGTTGGGCACATTTATTGAGTACTGTGAAAGAATTGACTATTGAACAGAATCAGCTGATTCAAAGACCAGTCGTAGAAATGAAAGAGTTACGCGAAACGAAACGAACAATTGAAGGCACATTATCTGCACAAGTTGCTACCCTTGCTAAAAATATGGAACACCATTATGAACTAAAACTAACAATCGACAAGGCTACAACTGGTTGTTTAACCCTCTTTGCGACGGATAAAAATTCGGGACTGATGCTCCATTTTGATACTCAAAATGGTACAATGTCAGTAAATCGAAAAAATGCCGGACTGTCATTTGCTGAGGACTACGGTTATCAACGTGACTTCACGATTGATAAGGGTTCGTTAAACTTACAAATTTTTGTTGATGTTTCTGTTGTTGAGATTTTTATTAATGACGGAAAACAAGTCGCTACAACACGCGTATTTCCAAATGAAACTAACAGTGACATTCTCTTAACAGGACAAGATGGGCATTTTTCGGGAAATATCTGGACATTACGTTCGATGAAATAA
- a CDS encoding zinc-dependent alcohol dehydrogenase family protein, whose product MKALVLTDKERMVVKDVTKPNINPDEVLVKVKHCGICGTDVHIFHGQPGSAQSDPPLILGHEFSGEIVEVGDNVSLLKVGDRVGIDPNIYCGKCQYCQNGRFQLCEHLEAIGVTRDGGMAEFCAVPEKNCIKLGEHVTDLEGALIEPLGCVLHGANLLPPIHSDTNILIIGAGFIGRLFLSTLILKNPNRVDILERKAERHAALLDQGATNAIQSVDGHENNYDIVIECVGKKVTSEAAIRAARKGAYVLLFGVPAPDETIEVPAFDIYSKELTISGSFINPFTMRDAMKHYDNKQIDLDVLVSDHIALEDVENILANFSNIDISKAVIDIQ is encoded by the coding sequence ATGAAAGCTCTTGTATTAACAGATAAAGAAAGAATGGTTGTTAAAGATGTAACAAAACCGAACATAAACCCTGACGAAGTCTTGGTCAAAGTTAAGCATTGCGGTATTTGTGGGACTGATGTTCACATTTTCCATGGACAGCCTGGTTCAGCACAATCAGATCCACCACTTATTTTAGGTCACGAATTTTCTGGTGAAATTGTTGAAGTCGGAGATAATGTATCGCTTCTAAAAGTTGGTGATCGTGTCGGAATCGACCCTAATATTTATTGTGGTAAATGCCAGTATTGTCAAAATGGACGGTTCCAATTGTGCGAGCATCTTGAAGCAATTGGTGTGACACGAGATGGTGGAATGGCAGAATTCTGTGCGGTACCTGAAAAAAATTGTATTAAACTAGGGGAACATGTCACTGACTTGGAAGGGGCACTTATTGAACCTTTAGGTTGTGTATTACATGGTGCTAATTTATTACCACCGATTCATTCAGATACCAATATTTTAATTATTGGGGCTGGCTTTATTGGTCGTTTGTTCTTATCAACACTAATACTCAAAAATCCTAATCGTGTTGATATACTTGAACGCAAGGCGGAAAGACATGCTGCACTTCTTGACCAAGGTGCCACTAATGCCATTCAATCAGTTGACGGTCATGAGAATAATTATGATATTGTCATTGAATGTGTTGGTAAAAAAGTAACCAGTGAAGCAGCTATCCGAGCAGCTAGAAAAGGCGCATATGTTTTACTCTTTGGTGTTCCCGCACCTGATGAAACAATTGAAGTTCCGGCCTTTGATATTTATAGTAAAGAGTTGACAATTAGTGGCTCATTTATTAACCCATTTACAATGCGTGATGCGATGAAACATTACGACAATAAACAAATTGATTTAGATGTCCTAGTTTCTGATCATATTGCCCTAGAAGATGTCGAAAACATCCTAGCTAATTTCTCGAATATTGATATTAGTAAAGCAGTAATTGATATTCAATAA
- a CDS encoding IS3 family transposase (programmed frameshift), which translates to MLERKPRRTFTKEFKQQMVDLYQSGKPRIDIIRDYELTPSTFDRWVKQGTTTGSFKEKDNLTPEQKELIKLRKELKMLEMENDILKQAALIFGPKRQVIKANKHKYSISAMCRVLKISRQTYYYQEKKPLLESELEEIVEMIFRQNKKAYGARKIKKALSLEGIILSRRKIRRIMRHRNLVSVYTKAYFKVVSSNVNESKITNQLKRHFNSVMPLEKVVADLTYVKVGNRWHYVCLILDLFNREIIGFSCGASKDAELVKQAFYTIPYALTNIQLFHTDRGKEFDNQVIDTILNTFNIKRSLSRKGNPWDNAVAESTYKSFKAEFVYPNQFETLKELSVALYDYVHWWNHFRIHGALNYVTPLSIRAQRLAIASLEDESNCDTCEIAG; encoded by the exons ATGTTAGAACGTAAACCAAGAAGAACTTTTACCAAAGAATTTAAACAACAAATGGTAGATCTTTACCAATCAGGAAAACCTAGAATAGATATTATTCGTGACTATGAGTTAACTCCTTCAACTTTTGATAGGTGGGTAAAACAAGGAACAACCACAGGTTCATTCAAAGAAAAAGATAATTTAACACCTGAACAAAAGGAATTAATCAAACTCAGAAAAGAACTTAAAATGCTTGAAATGGAAAATGATATTTTAAAGCAAGCGGCGCTGATATTCGGAC CGAAAAGGCAAGTAATTAAAGCCAACAAACATAAATATTCTATATCAGCGATGTGCCGAGTCCTTAAAATATCAAGACAAACTTACTATTATCAGGAAAAGAAGCCATTACTAGAAAGTGAACTAGAAGAAATTGTGGAAATGATTTTTCGCCAAAATAAAAAAGCTTATGGCGCTCGTAAAATAAAAAAAGCACTTAGTTTAGAAGGCATCATTCTCAGTAGAAGAAAAATTAGAAGGATTATGCGACACAGAAACCTCGTTTCTGTGTATACGAAAGCTTATTTTAAGGTGGTATCTTCTAATGTGAATGAGTCTAAAATAACCAATCAATTAAAACGTCATTTTAACTCCGTTATGCCATTAGAAAAAGTTGTCGCCGATTTAACTTATGTCAAGGTTGGCAATCGTTGGCACTATGTCTGTTTAATTCTTGATTTATTTAATCGAGAAATCATTGGATTTAGTTGTGGGGCATCAAAAGATGCCGAATTAGTTAAACAGGCATTTTATACGATTCCGTACGCCTTAACAAACATTCAGTTGTTTCATACTGATAGAGGAAAAGAATTTGATAACCAAGTGATTGATACCATACTAAATACATTTAATATCAAGCGATCGTTGAGTAGAAAAGGAAATCCCTGGGATAATGCCGTCGCCGAGTCAACTTATAAATCCTTTAAAGCAGAGTTCGTTTATCCCAATCAGTTTGAGACACTAAAAGAATTATCTGTGGCTCTTTATGACTATGTTCATTGGTGGAATCATTTCAGAATACACGGAGCATTGAATTATGTCACTCCGCTTAGTATCAGAGCTCAGAGATTAGCGATAGCTTCCCTTGAGGATGAGTCAAACTGTGATACGTGTGAGATAGCGGGTTGA
- a CDS encoding alpha/beta fold hydrolase, whose protein sequence is MKKLTKLALIIVSLVILIISGVTILKLTTENKPFFKHSDETYLSANNLSIRYKSFGNQNSSYPTVYLLHGFNAAGMNEWQRLTPYLNPNFHYIAFDWPGMGLSERLPVNTKPTIAYRLAIIDEVIKQTNNEQQPAILLGASYGATMATAYTAKYPQKIDTLIPISPLYENQGGGGFATLAKLPFGLGSGATFLAMGAGPVADFLYDASNFDKKGFKPSQNDINNRKSMAKIKGTSRSFMLYANYQENIDFSTSLAEIQENTYSIFGANDTYKEDYRLKKENIPLTIIDDADHTPHLSQPKKTADVINEWLTSKYVIN, encoded by the coding sequence ATGAAAAAATTAACAAAATTAGCCTTAATTATCGTTAGTCTAGTAATACTAATCATCAGTGGCGTAACTATTCTAAAACTAACAACTGAAAACAAACCATTTTTTAAGCATAGCGATGAAACTTACCTTTCAGCTAACAACTTAAGCATTCGATATAAATCATTTGGAAATCAAAATAGCTCTTATCCAACCGTCTATCTACTACATGGTTTTAATGCTGCTGGAATGAATGAGTGGCAACGCCTTACTCCTTATTTAAACCCGAATTTTCACTATATTGCCTTTGATTGGCCAGGAATGGGATTATCGGAACGTTTGCCAGTTAACACGAAACCGACTATTGCTTATCGACTAGCTATTATTGATGAAGTTATTAAGCAAACAAATAATGAACAGCAACCAGCTATTTTACTCGGTGCCTCATATGGTGCAACAATGGCAACTGCCTATACAGCTAAATATCCCCAAAAGATCGATACCTTGATTCCTATTAGCCCTCTCTATGAGAATCAAGGTGGTGGTGGGTTTGCCACATTAGCAAAATTACCATTTGGCCTTGGAAGTGGTGCGACATTTCTTGCAATGGGAGCTGGTCCAGTCGCTGATTTTTTATATGACGCATCAAATTTTGATAAAAAAGGCTTTAAACCGTCTCAAAATGACATCAATAATCGCAAGTCTATGGCCAAAATCAAAGGAACCAGTCGAAGTTTTATGCTATATGCTAATTATCAAGAAAACATTGATTTTTCAACTAGCTTAGCTGAAATACAAGAAAACACTTATAGTATTTTTGGTGCAAATGATACATATAAAGAAGACTACCGCTTAAAAAAAGAGAACATTCCTCTAACAATAATCGATGATGCGGATCACACACCCCACTTGTCCCAACCCAAAAAAACAGCTGACGTGATTAATGAATGGTTAACGTCCAAATACGTTATTAACTAA
- a CDS encoding serine hydrolase: MTIKKANYTIWASFSWAEKSHSRNYLNQTLQARGRYEHKNGSTYLSLYNTSGAWIGYINASGTEKVNGPQGNYISDGRYVTLKGGEYKLWNNFNWQPRSNSNQYLNQTFQARGRYQHFNGGTYLSLYNNQGNWMGYININGTSIANGAQGAYINDGRYVTMTQNNYSLWSSFSWSKKAVSSRYLNQTLQAKGRYEHFNGATYYSLYNNQDEWLGYINANAMTVADGRQGIYQHYGKKVTLIKRNYSMWSSFSWNERHKTSAFVNQSFIARGKYNHFNGGTYLSLYDSQGKWYGYLNQSAVSLDAEKMDRVQGLLNAKYHSPNYGIYVTSLADGSSASANGSKNFVAASTGKLPAMYYTQKMINEKKVDPHKKRLYTDAINQMNGYSYQRGGAGILQGKPLGSYYSLDTMLNWTAKYSDNQGANFLGYYGTNKYDATMRREISAIIGRTWHSPFQITAKENAMLIRAMYYQGGQVMGYMQNTVYDNQRIPRDLPVKVAHKIGDVGSYRHDVAVIYTETPYVLSVMTQNYTSYDTISKLSNEIYEIMK, encoded by the coding sequence GTGACGATTAAAAAAGCTAATTATACTATATGGGCAAGTTTTAGTTGGGCTGAAAAAAGTCATAGCCGTAACTATTTAAATCAAACGCTTCAAGCCAGAGGACGCTATGAACATAAAAATGGTTCGACTTATTTATCTTTATATAATACATCAGGAGCATGGATTGGGTATATTAATGCTAGTGGGACCGAGAAAGTAAATGGTCCACAAGGTAATTACATATCAGACGGTCGGTACGTAACACTAAAAGGTGGTGAATATAAACTTTGGAATAACTTTAACTGGCAACCACGGTCGAATAGTAATCAATATCTTAATCAAACATTTCAAGCTCGAGGACGTTATCAGCATTTTAATGGAGGAACTTATTTATCTTTATACAACAATCAAGGAAATTGGATGGGATACATCAATATAAATGGAACGTCAATTGCAAATGGGGCACAGGGTGCGTACATTAATGACGGACGTTATGTGACCATGACCCAAAATAATTATAGTTTATGGTCGAGCTTTTCTTGGTCCAAAAAAGCTGTGAGTAGTCGCTATCTAAATCAGACTTTACAAGCCAAAGGAAGATATGAGCATTTTAATGGCGCAACGTATTATTCATTATATAATAATCAAGATGAATGGTTAGGTTATATCAATGCTAATGCCATGACGGTTGCTGACGGACGTCAAGGTATTTATCAACACTACGGCAAAAAAGTAACTTTAATAAAGAGAAATTATTCTATGTGGTCTAGTTTTTCGTGGAATGAACGTCATAAGACATCAGCTTTTGTTAATCAATCATTTATTGCTCGAGGTAAGTATAATCATTTTAATGGTGGAACATATTTAAGTTTGTATGATAGTCAAGGGAAATGGTATGGTTATTTAAATCAATCTGCTGTATCTTTAGACGCTGAAAAGATGGATCGAGTACAAGGTTTACTCAATGCAAAGTATCATTCACCTAACTATGGTATTTATGTGACTAGTTTAGCTGATGGATCGAGTGCATCTGCTAATGGAAGCAAAAATTTTGTGGCTGCAAGTACTGGTAAATTACCAGCAATGTATTACACTCAGAAAATGATTAATGAGAAAAAAGTTGATCCGCATAAAAAACGACTTTATACCGATGCGATTAATCAAATGAATGGTTATTCGTATCAACGAGGTGGCGCTGGTATTTTACAAGGAAAACCACTAGGTAGTTATTATTCTCTTGATACAATGTTAAATTGGACTGCAAAATATTCTGATAATCAAGGTGCTAATTTCTTGGGTTATTACGGTACTAATAAATATGATGCTACTATGCGACGAGAGATATCGGCAATTATCGGTCGAACTTGGCATTCGCCATTTCAAATTACCGCAAAGGAAAATGCTATGCTCATTCGTGCTATGTATTATCAAGGTGGACAAGTTATGGGCTATATGCAAAATACAGTTTACGATAATCAACGAATTCCAAGGGATTTGCCAGTTAAAGTAGCGCATAAAATTGGGGATGTAGGTAGTTATCGTCACGATGTAGCTGTTATTTATACTGAAACACCTTATGTGCTATCAGTTATGACCCAAAATTATACATCGTATGATACTATTTCAAAATTATCCAATGAAATTTATGAGATTATGAAGTAA